Below is a genomic region from Catenuloplanes atrovinosus.
CCGCTGGCCCACGACGGGTGGGTGCCGCTGTGTGACCCATCGGTCGCCGGGGCGGGCGCAGGATCGGTCACCTGCCCGGCGCGTATCGTCGGCGCGTGACCGCCCCCTTGATCACCCAGGCCGTGCCCGCTGACCGGGATCGCGTCATCTCCACGTTCGTCGCCGCGTTCGCCACCGATCCGGTGCTGCGTCACCTGTTCCCGGGCGCGTCGTACGAGGAACTGGCACCCGCGTTCGCCGGCCACCTGTTCGACCGCCGCGTGACCGCCGGGACCGTCTGGCTCGCCGACGGCGGCGCCGCGGTGGCGATGTGGGACCCGCCCGGCCCCGGCGAGTCGTGGCCGCCGGCCGCGTCCTACCTGCCCGCCGAGGCGGCGGCCCGGGTCGACGCCTACGACGCGGTGATCCATCCGCACATGCCGGTGACCCCGCACTGGTACCTGGGCGTGCTCGCCTGCGACCCCCGGTTCGCCGGCCGCCGTCTCGGCCGCGCCGTCATGCAGCCCGGCCTGCGCCGCGCCGCCGCCGACGGCCTGCCCGCCTACCTGGAGACCGGCACCACCGTCAACGTCGGCATCTACCAGCGCAGCGGCTGGACCGTCGACAAGCACATCACCACCGGCGCCCTGACCGCCTGGATCCTCCGCCACGACGGCATCCCCGTCACGTAGCCGTCCGGCGGTCCGGCGTGACCGTCGCTGCGCCGGCTCCGGCGGCGGATGCGTCACGAGCCGCCCTCGACGCCCGGCGCGGGAGCGTAATTCGCTGTCGGGGTGTCGGGATGCGGTGTTATACAGCCGGGCGTGGATGAGACGGTGGAGTTTCCCGAGTTGCTGCGGCTGATCGACGAGCGGGCGGCCGCGTTCCGGGCGGCGATCGCGGCGGCTGACGATCTCGCGGTGCCGGTGCCGACCTGCCCGGAGTGGACGCTGTTCGACCTGGCGCGGCACGTGGGCGAGGGCCGCCGCAAATGGGCCAGGATCGTGACCGCCGGGCCGGCCGACGCTCCGCCCCCGGCGTCATCCTGGCAGGACCGCCCGGTGCCGGGGGAGCGCGACGCGCTGGTGGCGTGGCTGGCCGACTCGACGCGGGAACTGCTGGACACGCTGCGGCAGGCGGGGCCGGAGCACGGCTGCTGGACCTGGTGGGGCCCGTCGCAGTCGCCGCAGACCTGCGGTGCCGTCGCCCGGCACCAGTTGCAGGAGGTCGCCGTGCACACCTACGACGCCCAGCTCACGGCCGGCGCCCCGCGGCCGCTGCCGCCGGACGTGGCCGTCGACGGCGTGGAGGAATTCCTCGTCACCTGCTGCGCGACCACGAAGCCGTGGCCGCACGAGCCCGCCGTCGTCGACTACCACATCACCGAGGGCCGGTCCTGGCGCATCCTGCTCTCCGCCGACGGCGCCCGCGTCTCCCGCCGGACCACCCCGACCGCCGCCACCCAGCCCTCCGCCGCCCCCGCAGACGCCTCCGCGACCGCCACCGCGAGCGACCTGGTCCTCCACTTCTACGGCCGCCTCCCACTCGACTCCCTCACCGTCGACGGCGACCGGCGCGTCTTCGACCACCTCATCGCCTGGGACCCGGACGCCTGACCCAGCCCTCCGCCCGCACAGGCCGTCCCGCGACTGTCCGAATCGCCTGGGACCCGGACGCCTGACCCAGCCCTCCGCCCGCACAGGCCGTCCCGCGACTGTCCGATGTGTCTCGTTACGATGCTCGGGTGGGCGGACAGTGGCCGGACGGCGGACCGTGGATCGTGGCACCTACCTCCGCCGATGTGGATTGGGAGTCGGCGGTGGCCGTGTTGGCCGCGGCCTCGTCGGTGCGGGTGGCGGCGGTCGCGATCGCCCCCGGTGCGGCACCGGGCCGGCGGGTCCGCGCGCACGCCGCCACCTGGGTGGAGATCCATGACGGCGACGCCGGCCCGCTGAGCCTGAAGGCGACCGTCCATCTCGTCTCCGCGCTCGCGGCTACGCACGGCCTGGTGCTGATCGCGGGTGTGCCGGGGCTGCTGGTACCGGTCGGCCGTGCCGGCTGGACCGTGACCGATCTCGCGGCGATGCTCGGCGCGCCGGTCGTCGTGGTCACCGGCGGTACCCGGGACGCGGCCAACCACGCCACGCTCGCGCTCGGCGCCCTGGACCGGCACGGTCTTGCCGCGGTCGTCGTCGCCACCGGCCTCCCGCCCGCCGCCGCACCGGCCGGCCCGCCGACCGACGACACCGGAGCGGCCGGCCCGCCGCCAGCCCCCGACACCGGAGCGGCCGCGTCCGCGGATCGTGACGACTCGTTCGCCGCGACGGCGGCCGGACCGGTCACGCTGTCCGCCACCGGCCCGGACACGCCGCCGGGTCCGGCAGACTCCGCGGAGGAGCGTCCGGGAGGCCCCACCGCAGAGCAAGACGAGGAAGGCCGTGGCTCCCCCGCCGAGCCGCAGCCCGGCCCGCCAGCTGCGGACCCCCTCGCAACCTCTGCGAACCCGGTCGCCGAGCCGGCGGATGCGCCCGCAACCCCGGCAGATGTGCACGCCGAGCCAGCAGAACCACCCGCAACCCCGGCGGATGCGCACGCCGAGCCAGCAGAACCACCCGCAACCCCGGCGGATGCGCACGCCGAGCCAGCAGAACCACCCGCAACCCCGGCGGATGCGCACGCCGAGCCAGCAGAACCACCCGCAACCCCGGCGGATGCGCACGCGAACCCGGCGGATGCGCACGCGGATCGGCTTCCCGTCGCGCTGGCCGGGCGGATACCCGCCGGCGTCGACTCGCTGGACGCGGAGGCGGCCCGCGCGTTCCTCGATCCGCTGCTGCACGCCCGGCACCCGGCGCCGGCCCGGCCATCGTCACCGGCGGCGCCGGCGCCACCGCAGCCGGCCGCCAGCGGCACCCGGGTCGCGGTCGCCCTGGGCGCGCTGTTCGTGACGATGTCGCTCGGGGCGGTCGGGCTGGCGTTCTGTAACCGGCCCGCCGTGCAGCAGACCACCACGGAGGTCACGGTCACCCCGCGGTGGCGGGACACCTACCCGGCGCCGACTCCGTCGTCCACCGGCGTACCGGTGGAGAACGTCTGCCCCACCAACCGGCCCGGCCTGACGCCCACCCGCCCGGACCCCGGCGTGACGAGCCGGGTCGACGGCGCATGGCAGCGCATCGAGACGTGGCTGGCCGCCAAGGCACCCGCCAGCCGACAGACCCTGCGGCCCGCCGCCGACCCCGCCGCGATCGACGCGGCGCAGCGGCGCATGTCGGTGCGGTTCCCGCCCGATCTGGTCGCGTCGCTGCTGCGGCACGACGGGACGACGGCGGAGCAGACCGACGCCTTCCCGCTGCCGTTCGACTACCGGCCGCTGTCCACCACCGAGATCGCCGACACCTGGCAGCAGCAGTGCGACATGCTGGCCGGCACGCCGATCCTGGCCGGCGGAGGGTGGTGGGACGCCGGATACGTCCCGTTCGCCGGCGGCCCGGAGATCGGGCTGCTGCTGGTCGACCAGCGCCCGGACGGCTTCGGCACGGTCGGCGACTTCCACAACGACGGCGGCGTCCGGTTCGGCGAGTGGCGCCCCGCGTCGATCGCCGAACTGCTGGAGCGGACCGCGACCTCGCTGGAGACCGGTGAGCCGTTCGCCGGTCGATACCGCCCCGCGCTCGCCGGCGACCGCCTGGAGTGGATCATCCAGTGACCGTGTGGTGCACCGCCTCCACGTTGTGGCCGTCCGGGTCGCGCAGGAACACCGCGTAGTACCCCGGGTGGTACTCCGGCCAGATCCGCGGCGGGTGCAGCACCTGCGCCCCGGCCGCCACCGCCGCCCGGTGCACCGCGTCGACCGAGGTGCGGTCCGGCGCCCGGAACGCGATGTGCAGCTCGCGGGTCTCCGCACCGGAGGCGGGGCTGAGCCAGAAGCCGGGCTCGCCGTCACCGAGCCCGAGGCCGACGACGAACGACGGCGGCACCGGGAAACGCCGCTCCTCGCGCATCCCGATCGGGGCGAAGACGCCCAGGTAGAAGGCGATCGACTTCTCGACGTCCGTGACCGGAACGCCCACGTGATCGAACATGCGGCCCACGCTAGCAACCGGGTCCGACAAAACCGGTTGCGTCCGTCGCCGGTCCGGGGCAGCCTGGGTGGCGCAGTCGACCGGAGGAGGGTGAGCGCGGAGCATGTGATTCCCCACGGGTTCGTGCCGTGCCGCCAGCAGCATCAGGGCTGCCGCGGCGTGATCGCCACGCGTACCGCCGGGGTGTCTCATGTTGAAAGCCGTCTCACTGTCCGTCTCGTTCGCGGCCGAGCCGCTGTTCTCCGGCGTCGACCTGACGCTCGGGCCCGGTGACCGTGTCGGATTGGTCGGGCCGAACGGTGCCGGGAAGTCCACGCTGCTGAAGGTGCTCACCGGCCGGCTGACGCCGGACGCCGGGCACGTCACGCTCGCGCCCGGCACCACGATCGGCTACTTCGCGCAGCAGGTCCCGGACCCGGACCAGACCGTCGGCGACTACCTCGCGGGCGGGCTCGGCGAGATCCACCGCGTCGCGTCCCGCATGCGGGACCTGGAGCGGCGCCTGGCCACGTCCGGCGCGCCGCCACGCCTGCTCGACGAGTACGGGCGCGTCCAGGAACGCTGGACCGACCTGCGCGGCTGGGAGGCGGGCAACCGGCTCGACGAGGTCCGCCAGCGCCTCGACGTCGCGCACCTCGACGACCACACGCCGCTGTGGCGGATCTCCGGCGGCGAACAGGCCCGGCTCACGCTGGCCCGGGTGCTGCTGTCCACACCGGAGACCGGCGAGCGAATCCTGATCCTGGACGAGCCGACGAACCACCTCGACGCGGACGGCATCGACTGGCTGGGCCGGTGGCTGGCCGGGTTCGCCGGCGCGCTGCTCGTGGTCAGCCACGACCGGGCGTTCCTGGACCGGACCGTCACCCGCATCGTCGAGCTCGACGGCATCCACCAGGAGCCACAGCGGTACGAAGAGGGCTACACCGCGTACCGGGAGGAGAAGACCCGCCGCTGGCAGGCGCTGCTGCTGGACTACGAGGCACAGCAGAAGGACCTGCGCCGCTGGGCGGACGACATCGCCCGCACCCGGCAGCACGCGCTCGGCGTCGAGACCACCATGCGGCGCGGCCTCGGCACGGACCAGCTCCGCCGGTACGCGAAGAAGGTCGCGAAGAAGGCCAAGGTCCGCGAGCGGCGGCTGCGCCGGCAGATGGAGGCCGCGCACTGGATCGCCGAGCCGCAGACCCGCCCACCGCTGACGCTGGCGTTCCCGGCCGCGGAACCCGCCGCCCTGTCCGCCCGCGGCCTCACCGTCCGTACCCTCTTCACCGACCTTGATCTGGAGGTGTCCAGCGGGGAACGTGTCCGGTTGACCGGGCGCAACGGCTCCGGGAAGACCACGCTGCTGCGCGTGCTCGCCGGGCAGCTCACCCCGGACGCCGGCGAGGTGACCGGCGCGCCGGCATCCCTGCTGCCGCAGACCCACGACGAACTGCGCACCAAGGCCACGGTGCTGGAGCACTTCCGGGCGCACGTGCCGGTCTACGCCGACGACGCGGAGGCGCTGCTGGACGCGCACCTGTTCGGCCCGGAGACCTGGGACGCGCCGCTGGCCACGCTCTCCGCGGGCGAGCTGCGCCGGCTGCTGCTGGCCATCATGGTCAACTCGTCCGCGCGGGTGCTGCTGCTGGACGAGCCCACCAACTACCTGGACTTCGACGCGCTCGACGTGATCGAGGAAGCCCTCCGTGCATACCAGGGCACGGTGATCGTCGTGACCCACGACGCCTATTTCGCCCGTGCGATCGGGCTGGACCGAGAGGTGGCCCTGTGAACCGACCACACGTCGCGCTGGTGACCGGCGCGAACCAGGGGATCGGCGCGGCCGTCGCCGAGGCGCTCGCCGCGCGCGGCGACGCCGTGCTGCTCACCTACCTGGCGCTGCCGCCGACCGCGCACCGCCCCGACCCGACCATGCCCGCCAGCTACGCCGCCGACCGCGCCCGCACCTGCGACGCGGTGCTGGACCGCATCCGGGGCGCGGGCGGCACCGCGGAGGCGGTCGAGGCCGACCTGACCGACCCGGACGTCGCCGGCCGCCTGTTCGACGAGGCCGAACGGCGGCTCGGACCGGTCGACATCCTGGTCAACAACGCCAGCGGCTGGCTCAGCGACACGTTCGCCCCGACCGCGACCGACAAGTTCGGCCGGCCGATCACGCCGGTCACCGTGGACGGCTTCGACCGCCAGTTCGCCGTGGACACCCGCGCGCCCGCGCTGCTGATCAGCGAGTTCGCCCGCCGGCACGCCGCACGCGGCGCCGGCTGGGGACGCATCGTCGGCCTCACCTCCGGCTCACCGCAGGGATTCCCCGGGGAGGTCTCCTACGGCGCGGCGAAGGCGGCCCACGAGAACTACACGTTCTCCGCCGCGACCGAACTGGGACCGCTCGGCGTCACCGCGAACATGGTGCACCCGCCGGTCACCGACACCGGCTGGATCACCCCCGAGGTCACCGAGTACGTCGACGGCGACCCGCACTGGTTCGGCATCGCCACACCGGCCGAGGTCGCCGAGGTCATCGCCTGGCTCACCTCGGACGCCGCCCGCCGGATCACCGGTCACCGCATCGCCATGCGGTGACCGGTGCGCCCGGTCAGACGTCCCGTAACTCGGCCAGGCGCGCCTCGACCTCGGCCAGCTCGGCGCGCAGCTTCTCCGCCTGCTGCTCCGCCTCGGCCCGCTCCGACGACAGGATCGCCTCGACCGCCTCGTGCACGCCCGGCACGTCCACCAGCGCCACGATCTTCAGCGCCTCGGCGGGCTTCACCACGTACGGCTTGGCCAGGGCCTTGGCTCCCTGCTGCGCCGCGACCGTCCACTCACCGTTGTCGTAGGCCAGCGTCACGGTCAGGCCCGCCGGGCCCTTCGGCTTCGCCGCCTTCGCCACCGCCTTCTTCACCGGCGGTTTCGGCGCCTCCGGCGTCTCCGTCACTGTGCTCCGCTCCTCGATCGTCGTCTTCCTCTCCGGTGCCGGGCGCTCCCGCACCACCATGAACTCCGGCTCCGGCGCGACCGGCTCGGCCGCCGGCTCCGGCTCAGGCTCGGCCGGCTTGCGGCCGGTCGCGCCCTTCGGCGGAATCGTCAGGTCGGCGGGGGAGAACGGCAGCTCGTCGCGGCCGAACCGGACCACGACGAACTCCTCCGACGCCTCCGGGTCCTGCAACTCGACGACCTGCCCGATCTGACCCGCGATCTGCCCGGCGGACTCGGTGAACATCACCTTCGGCTTCCGGCCGCCCGCCAGGGTCTGCTTGATCTGTTGCAACTCGTCCGGCGTCAGTCCGCGTATCGCGGCTCCTGCGGCAGCCATCAGACTCCAACCTCTTCCGTACACCAGTCCAGTGGCCGCATTCTTACCAGGCCGCACCGACACTTTCGCGGGTGCCCCTGCACGACACGACGCCGGCCGGCACCCGGGGGACCGGGCGCCGGCCGGCGCACCAAGGGGGGAATCAGATCACGAACGGATCAGTACCAGCCGGTGCACGCGATCTCGACCCGGTCGTGCGCCTTGCCGCACGCGCGCATCACGAAGCCGGCGTCGTTGTACGCGGTCGTGTAGTCCTGCGTGCCGCCGTACGGAATGCTGTCCACACCCAACTGCCGCCAGGCGGCGCCCCGGCTGGGCGCCCAGTCCACCCAGATCTGGTCGCCCCACACGCCGTTGGAGATGCGGCCCCAGGCGCACCGCGTCGAACCGTGATACCGCAGCTCGATCTTCCGGTTCCACACGTAGACCGCCGGGACCGGCGTCCTGATCAGGGCCGGGTCCCACACCCCCGGCTCCGGGCCCGCCGGGCAGGTCCAGGCCTCCGCCGCGGCCGGCGCCGCCTGCGCGGGCTGGGGAAGCCCGACGATGAGCGTGGCCGCGACCGCGGCCGACGCGGCCAGGGTACCGAGCCGTCGTAACACACGCATGCGCGCTCCTCCGTAACGTCGATCGATGCCTTACGGGCAGCGACGTTACGGAGCGGCGGCGCACATCTCATGACACTCGTTGAGGGAACACCGGCCAGCCGGTGAAGCGTCTGCGCACCTCGGCGACCTCCTCGACGGTCAGCCCGTACGCGTGGAACTCCCGGTCCGGCATGCGGTCCAGACGCGGGCGGATGCGGGCCACGTCCTCCTCCTCGATCTCCGGATCGACCGTACGGGCCAGGCCGATCAGCGTGTCCGCGTCGGTGTCCGCCAGGAACGCGGCCACGTCGATGTAGTCACGCGGCTCCGCGCGCGACACCAGCGCCGACACCTTCCAGGCACGCAGGTCGGCGAGGTCCATCACCGGGCCGATCACGTCCAGCACCACGGGGGAGCGCGCCCGGTGCAGCTCCCCGAGCGTCACCCGGATCGCGATCCCGGACCGCCCCGGATCGGTGATCTCCAACTCGGCCAGATGATCGCCCAGGTAGCCGGTCTCGTCCTCGATCTCCTCGACCTCGAACCCGTCCGCGCGCAGCGCCTCCGCCACCAGCCGGGTCGCGGCCGGCACCGCGCCCGCCACGTCGCTGAACAGGTCCACGTCCTCGGTCGGCCGGTGCACCACGCCGTGCGCGATCAGCGCCAGCCCGCCGCCGAGCGCGAACCCGTGCCGGTTCGCCACGGCCAGCGCGATCCGGGCGATGCGCGTATGCGCCGGGTGCAGCCGCATCGGCGTGGCTCAGGCCGCGGCGGACCAGGCCAGATCGACCGACAGCTGCGGGAACCGCTCCTGCCAGGCCCGGCGCACGCCGCGCGGCAGATGCAGGTCGGCCCAGACCGCGCGCAGCAGCCGCGCGCTCAACAGGGACCGCAACTCCTCGTGCCGGACCGCCTCACGCAGCACGATCTCGTACGCCCGGCCACGCGACCACGGGTCGTCGAGGTCGAAACGCCGCTGGTCGACGGCCTGCCACACCATCCGGTGCGGCAGCTCCACCACGCCACCCTCCGGGCCGGCGAGCTCGTCGAGCGCGTCCACCACGAGCGCGTCCCGCCCCGGCCGGGCCCGGCCCGGTGAGCGCAGAGGTGCGGTGGTCGCCATGCGGTCATGGTAACCCCCGCCGCTACCCGGCCAGAAGCCCGAACAGCTCGTCCAGGTGCGCGTCGACCGCGGCCAGCGCGTCCGCGGGGGACAGGTAGCCGAGCAGCAGCGGCGCGCGCAGCCCGTCGATCAGCGCCAGTAGGCGGGTCGCGTCCACCGGCGTACGGCCGAGACCGGCCAGGTGCCCGGTGAAGAACTCCCGCGCGCCCCGGTCGCCCACCGCGAGCGCGGCCCGCACCTGAGCATCCCCGCCCGCCACACCCAGAAACGCCAGCGCCACCCGCGCGTCCGCCCGGCCCGGCCCGGACAGCGGCAGCATCTCCGTGATCAGCGTCCGGATCGCCTCACGCGGTGCGGTCGCGGGGGAGACCGCGGCCAGGACCCGGGCCTTGAACCGCTCGTTGATCCGGGTCAGCGCGAACAGCACCATCTCCTCCCGGGTGGCGAAACAGCGCTGCACCGCGCCGAGCGACACCCCGGCCGCGGCCGCGGTCTCCCGCATCGACGCGGCCGCCATGCCACGCTCCTCGACCAGGTGCAGCAGCGCGTCCGCGATCTCGCGCCGGCGCGCGTCCAGGTCCACCGTCCGCGGCACGGGCCGCCTCCCTCCACCGCTACCGATACAAGTGTATTGACACCGTCGATACGATACAGGCGTATCGGAACCTTGTGCGACGGGGGAGATCATGACCATCCAGTACGCCCACAACGGCGACGTCCGCATCGCCTACGAACGATTCGACGGCGGACCCCAGCCACTCCTGCTCCTCGGCGGCCACGGACGACCCTCCACCTGGATCCCGGACGACTTCTGCCACGCACTCGTCGCCGCCGGCTTCTCCGTCGTCCGATACGACCACCGCGACAGCGGCGCCTCCACCCACTTCGACCAGCACCGCACCGGCGGATACCTCCGCGCCCTCCTGCGACCCACCCGCCCGCCGTACACCGTGGAGGCCTTCGCCGCCGACGCGGCCGCGGTCCTCGACGCCAACGGCTGGACCAGCGCACACCTCGCCGGCGGCTCCATGGGCGCCGGCGTCGCCCTGCTGCTCGCCGCCCGCGCCCCCGGCCGCGTCCGCAGCCTGACCCTGCTCACCGCCGCCTACACGCGCGGCCACCGCGTGCTGCGCTACACCCGGCCCGGCCCGTTCCGCCAGGTCCTCGGCCGCCGATACCCACCCGGCGCCGCGGGGGAGGAGGAGATGACCGTCGCCGTCATGCGCATGCTCGCCTCACCCCACGCACTCGACCACTTCGACGAGGACCTCGCCCGCGACATCGGCCGCCGCAGCCACGCCCGCCACCCCAGCGACCGGCGCGCCGACCAGCGCCAGATCACCGCCGGCCGCACCGGCGACCCGTGGGCGTTCGACGCGCTGCCCGACGTACCCATCCAGATCATCAACGGCCTCGACGACCCGATCATCCGCGCCACCGGCGGCCTCGACCTGGCCCGCCGCCTGCGCGCCCCGATCAGGTTCTATCCCGGCATGGGCCACGACCTGCCGAAACACCTCTGGGACACGCTGGCGGCGGACATCGCCACACTCGCTAACCGTCCGCACGCTCCCGCGACTCGGCCAGCCGCGTGATCCGCGCCAGCCGCCGATCCCACGCGCCACCGACCTCCGCCAACTGCGCGGCCGCCCGCGCCAGCCGCGCCTCGTCCACCCGGAACTGACGCTCCCGGCCGGCGGTCGCACCGTGCACCAACCCCACCCGGTCCAGCACGACCAGATGCTTCGCGACCGCCTGCCGCGTCACCGGCAACCGCTCCGCCAGCGACGTCGCCGTACCCGCCCCATCGTCGGACAACAGCAGATCCAGCATCCGCCGCCGGATCGGATCACCGATCGCCGACCACAGCGCGTCGTCCACCGCCGTGCTCACGCCGCCCGCTTCGCCACGGCCACCGGCAGGCGGGGGAGGAAGAAGTCCCAGCCGCGCACATGATCCGCGTGCGCGGCCGCCGCCGTCGCCTCGTCCCAGCCGCGCTCCCGGAACCCGGTCTCGGTCATCCGCAGCAGCGTGCCGCCGTCCACCGGCTCCAACTCGAACACGACCAGATACGAATTGCCCGGCCCCGCCGTCTCACCGTCCTCGTGCGTCCACCGGAACGAGAACGTCCGCGGCCGCACCACATCGACGACGGTCAGCCGCTCACGCTTGCCGCCCTCGGCCGGATCGCCGAAGCTGATCCACCCGTCACCACCGGCCCGCACGGGGAAGTCCGCGTCATCCGGCCACCACTGACGCACGTAGGCCGGATCGCTCAGCACCTCGAACACGTTCTCCGGGCTCGCCTCGATGTGAATCCACCGCTCGATCATTCCGTGCTCCATCACTTTCACCTCTCGCAACTTTTGGTTGCACATCACGCTAGCCGCAGCGCCCTTCACATGCAACCAAAAGTTGCTCCCGACCCCCTCGCCGTCGGTTCGATAATGCACATTATGTAAAGTAGCTGCGGACACGGACCCCCAAACCCAAAACCATTCGACGGTACGGCGGGCCGCGCGCCTCCTCCAGGCCCGGCTTCGCCGGAGTCCGGGCCGCTGATCCACTTTCGTGGCCGATCCGCCGCCACACCCACCGCCCAATGCGACACGCAACCCGCCACGCCATCACTCCGAGCCCCCGACGACAACGCCGCCGATCCACATCGACAGTCAGGCACCGCCGCCCACCCGCCCGTGCCCTGCCATCCCGGCCCGCGCGTCCTGTCCTGTCACGCTCGCAGTGAGCCACACCTGCGCGCCTGCGCGCCTGCGCGCGTATGGGCGTCGTTCCCGGCTCCGCCGGACCCCGACCGGAGCCGCCACCGGCGGCGCGCGGTTCGCCCACCCCCGTGCCGCGGCGCCCCACTCAGTCGTCGATCTAGGCCGGATTCGCGTGATCGGAGATCGAAGTGCGGGACTTTCCCCTAGATCGACGCGGAGAGAAGGCCGTGGGGGGTGCGGGCGGGTGGGGTGGGCGCCGCTGAGCGCCGAGTCGGGCAGCGGTCGGGCTCCGGCGGAGCCGGGAACGAGGCGAGGGCGCGCGCCGGCGCGTACCGGCGGCGGGATCTCTGGTGTTTAGCGGCTTTTGCTGCATAATATTCCTTATGCAGGACATACCGGATGTAACGGACGGGCGGGATGAGAAGCTGATCGTGTTGATCGAGGAGTTTCTGGGGGCGCGGGCGATTCGGAAGCCGTCGGCGCACACGCTGGCGGCCTACCGGCGGGATCTGACCGCGATCGCGCGGCTGCTGACCGAGGGTGACCCCGGCGCCACTCCCCTGCCCCTCGCCACGCTGCCGATCTCCGCGGTGACCGCGCGGGCGCTGCGTGGGGCTTTCGCCCGGTTCGCGGCGCCGCGGGCGGCGGCCTCGGTGTATCGGGCGTGGTCGACGTGGAACAGCTTCTTCGCGTTCCTGGTGGCGGATGGGCGGGTGGCGGGGAATCCGATGTCGGCGGTGGGCAAGCCGCGGGTGCCGGCGCCGACGCCGAAGCCGTTGCGGGGCGAGGAGACGCCGGAGCGGTTGCTGGAGGCGGTGGCGGAGGCGCCGGACGGGCGGCAGCGGCATCCGTGGCCGGAGCGGGATCTGGTGGTGCTGGCGCTGGCGTTGTGTGCGGGGTTGCGGCTGGCGGAACTGCTGGATCTGCGGGTCGGGTCGGTGGTGGGGCGCGCGGGTGAGCGTCGGGTGGAGGTGTTGGGCAAGGGTGGCCGGCCGCGGTCGGTGCCGATCGAGCCGGAGCTGGACGCGCTGGTGGAGCGTTATCTGGAGTCGCGGCGGGTGCGGTTCGGGGCGCGGAGCGTGACGCGGGAGTCGGCGTTGCTGGTGGACCGGTTCTCGGCGCCGTTGCGTCGTGGTGGGCTGCAGTATCTGGTGGAGTCGTGTTACCGGCGGGCCGGGATCGTGGATCGTGTCCCTTCGGGCGCGCAGTTGCACGCGTTGCGGCACACGTTCGCGACGCGGCTGGCGGAGGACGGGGCGAGCGCGTCGGAGATCATGCGGTTGCTGGGGCATGCGACGTTGACGACGAGTCAGAACTACATCGACGTGACGGCGGGTCAGCAGCGCGCCGCGATCAAGGCGAACCGGACTAATCGCGCGTTGGCGAGGCTGGCCGGAAGCGGCGGGGATGAGGCGCGGGGTGCACACTAATGGGCGTGAATTACGACCCGGAGCCGCACGATCCGTACGCGGAGACGGCCCGCCTCTCCCCCACGACCCCGGCGGCGCCGTGGCGTGAGCCCGACCCGACCAAGTTCGATCTGCCGCAGGCCCCACCGCCGGTGTTTCAGCCGCAGGCCCCGCCGCCGGTGTTTCAGCAGGTTCAGCCGTATCATCCGCCCTATGGCCCGCCGCCGCGGCCGTTGAAGTCGACCGGTGCCGCGGTGATGCTGGAGCTGTTCCTGGGCCTGTTCGGGCTGTTCGGCGTGGGTGCGCTGTACGCGGGCC
It encodes:
- a CDS encoding nucleotidyl transferase AbiEii/AbiGii toxin family protein; this translates as MRLHPAHTRIARIALAVANRHGFALGGGLALIAHGVVHRPTEDVDLFSDVAGAVPAATRLVAEALRADGFEVEEIEDETGYLGDHLAELEITDPGRSGIAIRVTLGELHRARSPVVLDVIGPVMDLADLRAWKVSALVSRAEPRDYIDVAAFLADTDADTLIGLARTVDPEIEEEDVARIRPRLDRMPDREFHAYGLTVEEVAEVRRRFTGWPVFPQRVS
- a CDS encoding TetR/AcrR family transcriptional regulator, with protein sequence MPRTVDLDARRREIADALLHLVEERGMAAASMRETAAAAGVSLGAVQRCFATREEMVLFALTRINERFKARVLAAVSPATAPREAIRTLITEMLPLSGPGRADARVALAFLGVAGGDAQVRAALAVGDRGAREFFTGHLAGLGRTPVDATRLLALIDGLRAPLLLGYLSPADALAAVDAHLDELFGLLAG
- a CDS encoding alpha/beta fold hydrolase: MTIQYAHNGDVRIAYERFDGGPQPLLLLGGHGRPSTWIPDDFCHALVAAGFSVVRYDHRDSGASTHFDQHRTGGYLRALLRPTRPPYTVEAFAADAAAVLDANGWTSAHLAGGSMGAGVALLLAARAPGRVRSLTLLTAAYTRGHRVLRYTRPGPFRQVLGRRYPPGAAGEEEMTVAVMRMLASPHALDHFDEDLARDIGRRSHARHPSDRRADQRQITAGRTGDPWAFDALPDVPIQIINGLDDPIIRATGGLDLARRLRAPIRFYPGMGHDLPKHLWDTLAADIATLANRPHAPATRPAA
- a CDS encoding ArsR/SmtB family transcription factor, producing MSTAVDDALWSAIGDPIRRRMLDLLLSDDGAGTATSLAERLPVTRQAVAKHLVVLDRVGLVHGATAGRERQFRVDEARLARAAAQLAEVGGAWDRRLARITRLAESRERADG
- a CDS encoding SRPBCC domain-containing protein, whose amino-acid sequence is MEHGMIERWIHIEASPENVFEVLSDPAYVRQWWPDDADFPVRAGGDGWISFGDPAEGGKRERLTVVDVVRPRTFSFRWTHEDGETAGPGNSYLVVFELEPVDGGTLLRMTETGFRERGWDEATAAAAHADHVRGWDFFLPRLPVAVAKRAA
- a CDS encoding tyrosine-type recombinase/integrase, with product MQDIPDVTDGRDEKLIVLIEEFLGARAIRKPSAHTLAAYRRDLTAIARLLTEGDPGATPLPLATLPISAVTARALRGAFARFAAPRAAASVYRAWSTWNSFFAFLVADGRVAGNPMSAVGKPRVPAPTPKPLRGEETPERLLEAVAEAPDGRQRHPWPERDLVVLALALCAGLRLAELLDLRVGSVVGRAGERRVEVLGKGGRPRSVPIEPELDALVERYLESRRVRFGARSVTRESALLVDRFSAPLRRGGLQYLVESCYRRAGIVDRVPSGAQLHALRHTFATRLAEDGASASEIMRLLGHATLTTSQNYIDVTAGQQRAAIKANRTNRALARLAGSGGDEARGAH